The sequence TTGGACACGAGTTCATAGGGCGCGGTGGTGTCCACGATATCGGCGGCATGGAATGTCATGCGCTGACCCACGCCCTCTTCCTCGCCGCGGCGGCGGCCATGCACTGCGATATCGACACCGTGGTTTTCGAGGATGCGTTCGAGCTGTTTGACATCGGCGAGGCGCGGCACGTTCTGCAGCACCAGCGGCTTATCGGTCAGGAGGGAGGCAATCATCAGCGGCAAGGCTGCATTCTTGGCGCCCGAAATCGGGATTTCGCCATTGAGTTCGTTGCCACCGATCAAACGGATACGGTCCATAGTCTTGTCCTATATGGCGGGCGTGACAGCCCTGCTACCTGGATTGGAGGTAGGCCAAGTCCTAGTTGCCACGTAAGCCAGACTCGCCGTTCTCGATGAAGGCAGGCACGACGCCTGCCAATAGTCTGATAGTCGCCCGAAACTGGTTTACGGTTTATTGACCGTATCGGTTTCGGGTTGCCCGTGCGGGTCAGGCGCCTGTCGCTCCGAATCGGCGCGTGCCTTGGCCTGTCCCTTCCGGCGCTTGAGGTTCTCTCGCAGCTTTGCGGCCAATCTTTGCTCGCGCAAGGCGGCCTGTTCGGATTTGCTCATCTCGGCCATTGAATCGCGTTGGAGCCTCAGGCGGTTGATAGGCGCTTTTTAGCCTTGCGTCGAGGTTTGGCCTATGGCAAAGGAGCCCCCGTCGCGCCGGGCACCAGCCGCGCCCATGACATGCTGCCGTAGCTCAGTGGTAGAGCACCCCCTTGGTAAGGGGGAGGCCGACAGTTCAATCCTGTCCGGCAGCACCATTTTTCCCAACGATCGGCGGTTTCGGAAACAGGCCAGTGCACTGGCTGATACAGTCCGCGCAAAAGCGGACCCCGCCAGCGTGCGCTGACGGGGCCCAGGCAGGCATGCAATGCGCTCAGCGCAGGATGCGCTTGCCGGTCTCCGCGTCGAACAGATGGAGCAGGCTGGTTTCGAAGGCGATGCCGATGGACTCGCCGGGAGCGGCACTGACGCGCTCGCGGAACACACCCACAATGTCGTGGCCGCCCAGGTTCAGCGTCACCTGGGTTTCCGAGCCGGTCGGCTCGATGACGACGACTTCGGCCTTGGCGCCGGCCGGATCGAGCCGCAGATGCTCGGGACGCACGCCCAATGTGATGGGGCCATCGACGACCCCGGCCGGCAGGCTACCCAACTGGATGCTGGTGCCATCGGCAAAACGGAAGGACGAGCCGGCGATCGAGCCGCTGACGATGTTCATGGCAGGCGAGCCAATGAAACCGGCGACGAACAGGTTTGCGGGCCGATCGTAGAGTTCGAGCGGAGTGCCGATCTGCTCGATATTGCCCGAGTGCATCACGACGATCCGGTCTGCCATGGTCATGGCTTCGATCTGGTCATGCGTCACGTAGACCGTGGTGGTCTTGAGGCGCTGGTGGTTTAGCTTGATCTCGCTGCGCATCTGCACGCGCAGCTTGGCATCGAGGTTGGACAGGGGTTCGTCGAACAGGAAGACGGTGGGGTTGCGCACGATGGCGCGGCCCATGGCAACGCGCTGGCGCTGGCCCCCCGAGAGGTGGCGCGGATAGCGCTCGAGATAGGTTTCAAGACCGAGGATAACCGCGGCATTGGCCACGCGGCGCTTGATCTCGTCCTTGGGGACGCGGGCGAGGCGCAGCGAGAAGGCCATGTTCTCCTCGACCGTCATATGTGGATAGAGGGCATAGGACTGGAACACCATGGCGATGTCTCGGTCCTTGGGGGCCAGGTCGTTGACCACGACGCCAGCGATCTCGATTTCGCCGCCGGTGATGTCCTCGAGCCCGGCGATCATCCGCAGCAGCGTGGATTTTCCACAGCCTGACGGTCCGACCAGGATGACAAATTCGCCATCGGCAATGTCAATCGAGACGCCGTGCAGCACTTCCACGCTGCCATAGTTCTTTCGAACATCCCTGATCGTTACGGCACCCATCCAAAGTCCTCCCAGATGATGGTCGAAGCCCCCCGGCCCGCCTGTTTGGCGATTGTCCGATGGGGCGAAAAAACACCCGGCACGACTTGGTTCATCCGTGCGCCGCCCTCCCCGGCAGCCGCGCAGACCATTCGTGCCCAACATCGTGTCTAAAGGGATGGTCCGGCCTCATCAAGTCTTTTGTGGGACAAAAGGTTGACTCTGCGATCGTTCTTCCCCTAATCCTTGGGGTATTCGCTGCCAATGATGGGACAAAAGACCCCGTGGTGCGATGCGTGTGATGGGGCGGGAGGGCCCCGGCACCGGAGGATGAAGCGCATTGCGAAGAGTTGAATGCCGCGCTGCGGCGTCGCGATGGCTCAGCCATGTTTCAACAGGAGGAGACGGAAGCATGACGTCGAAGAAGTTCACTCGCCGTGACGTATTGAGGACCGGTGGAGCCGCCGGCATCGGCCTGTGGGCCGCCGGCAATGGCCTGCCGGTATTCGGCCAGGACGCCCCCGCCCCAGAACTGGATCTGCCGCAGGGCGCTGCCGGCAAGCTGACGGTCATTCACCGTACCGAATATTTCGAGGCGGCGCAGAACCTGTTCCGCGATACGGTCGCCGAGTTTGCCAAGGCCAACAATGTCGAGCTCGACATTTCGACGACCAACCCGGAATCGTTTGGCGACTTCCTGGGCAAGATGACGGCCGCCGTGAAGGCGGGTAACCCGCCCGACCTGGCCTATACCAGCAACGTTTCGGTGCCGCAGATGCACCTGCTGGGCCTGCTCGAGGACGTCAATGACGTGGTCGAGGAAGCCATCAGCAAGTATGGCAACGTGATGCAGGGCATCAACGCCGAAAAGATCGGCAAGATCGACGGCAAGTGGATGGCCATTCCGTTTATCGCCAACACCACCGGCACGTTCTTCCGTGGCGACAAGCTCAAGGAAAAGGGCATCGATCCGGCAACGCTGGACACCTGGGAAAAGCGCCGCGAAGCAGCGCTCGCCATTTCGGACCCGGACAACGAGTTCTGGGGTTGGGGTCTCACGGTCAACCAGGGCGGCGACGGCTGGGGCGTGGCATCGGGCATCCTCAACGCCTTTGGCGGCCACTTCACCGATGAAAGCGGCACCAAGGTCGAGTTCGACTCGCCCGAGACCGTTGCCGCGTACGAGTTCGTGCGCGAGACCTATGACCGCAACGGCAAGTATGCCGCAATGCTGCCTCCCGGCGTCGAAAGCTGGGGCGACACGTCCAACAACGAAGCCTGGCTGGCAGGCAGCATCGGCTACACGCACAATGCGTTCTCGGTTTATGCCGCGTCCAAGCGCGACAACAACCCGGTCTTCCCGAACACCATCCTGCTGCGTCAGCCCAATGCCAATAACGGCGACAGCCGTGACGGCGGTGCGGTCGGCGGCTGGCTGACCATCTTCAAGGGCGCACCAAACCTGGACCTCGCCAAGAAGCTGGCCCTTGACCTGCTCGACCCGGCCAACTTCACCCCGATGTCCTCGATCGCCGGCGGCCTGTTCATGCCGGCCTACGAGAACCTGTGGACCGACGAACTGATCTCGGCCGATCCCAACTACGCGATCATCAAGGACCAGGTCAGCGTGGCCGAGCCGTTCATCGGCCCGTCCTGGCCGGCCCAGCCGGCTGCGCAGATCGACGCGATCCGCGCCCAGGGCATCCTGGAACAGTCGATGGGCAATGTGATTGCCGGTCGCATGACGTCCCAGGAAGCTGTGACCGACGCCCACAACAAGATCGTCCAGATCTTCGAAGAAGGCGGCATCATGTAGCCGAAGAAATGCGCGCGGCGCGGTGGACTTTACCACCGCGCCGCGTGGTTCTTGTCGATCCTGCAGGCGCCGCCCTCAGGCGCCAGCGCTAGGCTTTATCGGTTGCGACCGGGGGCATGACCCCGACGGAGTATTGGCATGGAAGATCGGATGACCTTGACGCTGGGCGCGGCACGACCGCAGCCTTCCCGCAAAAAGCGTCTGGAGGCCCTGTTCGGCCGCGACTGGAAGGTCGGCTATCTGTTCGTGCTGCCCCTGGTCCTCATCATGGCGCTGCTGATCTTCTGGCCATTTGTCAGCGCCATCTTCATCAGCACGACATCGCTCAATTTCCTTACCGGCGAAACCGCCAATGTCGGCCTGCGCAATTACCAGCGGCTGTGGACCAACAGCGATTTCCTGCAGTCGATGCAGAATACCATCCAGTTCACCTTCTGGTCGCTGCTGCTCAAATTTGTCATCGGCATGACCGTGGCGCTCATCCTCAACAGTCGCCTGCCGTTCCGCAGCCTGCTCAGCGGCATCATGCTGCTGCCCTGGATCGTGCCCGAGATCGTGACGGCGCTGGCCTGGAAGAGCATCTACGACCCCATGTTCGGTGGCCTCAACCCGATCCTGCAGGGCGCGGGTGTCATCGACCGGCCATTGGGCTGGCTGTCGGATCCCAGCATGGCGATGGGAAGCATCATCTCGGTCAATGTGTGGAAGGGCATTCCCTTCTTCGTGCTGCTGCTGCTGGCTGGCCTCAAGGCCATCGATCGCGAACAGCTCGAGGCGGCGCAGGTGGATGGTGCCAATGCCGTCCAGCGCTTCCGCAATGTCACCCTGCCCGGCCTGCGCTATGTGATCGTGGTCACCCTGCTGCTGTCGTTCATTTCCACCTTCAACCAGTTCGGCCTGCCCTTTCTGATGACGGGCGGCGGACCGAGCGGGGCCACCAAGCTCTATTCGATCCTCGCCTATGAAAAGGCGCTGGGCTCGCTGCAGTATGGCCCGGGCATCGCCATCGCCTTCAGCGTGGCGCCGTTGATGGCCATCCTGATCTGGCTACTGGCGCGCTTCATGCGCCATGACGACAAGCGCGACGGCGCGTCGGAGCGCGGCCCGGGACTATCCGATCGCCTGCTGGCGGGCGGCACCTGGCTGGTCAATGTGATCATCGACCTCGCCTTCCTGCCTATCCAGTTGGTCTTTGCGGGTATTGAATGGGTGGTTCGTCGCGTGCGCGTCGCTACCGGGCGCTCGCCCGTGCAGCCCATTTTCAAGCAGAGCGCGCGCTCCAATGCGGGGCCGCTGGCCCGGCTGCTGGTCCTGGTGCCGCTGCTGGCATTCGTGCTGTTCCCGTTCTACTGGATTGTGACGACCTCGCTCAAGACGACGTCGCAGATCAGCGAACGCCGCTCGATCTTCTGGCCCGAACCCTTTACCGGCGATCAGTATGTATCGCTGGTCCGCGACACGCCGTTCCTGACCTGGCTGATGAATTCGGTCTTCGTGGCCGCGCTGAGTACCCTGGTCTCGGTGGCCCTGGCGTCCTTGGCTGCCTATGCGCTGTCGCGGCTGCGGTTCCGCGGCGCGGGCCTGCTGACCACGCTGCTGCTCATCACCTATCTGCTGCCGGGTACGCTGCTGTTCATTCCGCTCTACCAGACGCTGACCTCGATGGGTGTCATCAACACGCATGCCGCGCTGATCATCACCTATCCGACTTTCCTTCTGCCCTTTGCCACTTGGGTGCTGATGGGGTATTTCCGTTCCATTCCGATCGAACTGGAGGAAGCCGCCCGTATCGATGGTGCCAGCCGACTGTATATCTTCTGGCGCATCACCCTGCCCCTGGCGGCACCTGCCATCCTGTCGGTGACGCTGTTCGCCTTCACCAATGCCTGGAACGAGTTCCTCTTTGCCTTCGTGTTCATTACCAGCGAATCGTTGCGCACCCTGCCAATCGGCCTGCAGTCGCTGGTCGTTGGCGATATCCTGCCCTGGGGCAAGCTGATGGCCGCATCGTTGCTGACTGCAATCCCCGTGGCCGTGCTCTATGTCTATGCCCAACGCTTCCTGGCCGAGGGGCTAACCGTCGGGGCCGTCAAGGGATGACAACTCCGCCTCGGATGGCGGCGGGCGGCAGTGCGCTCAACGCCTCCATCGTGCGCAACTCGATCCCCTCGGCCGTGGACGCCATGGTGATCAATATCCGTGCGCTGATCTCCGACGGCGGGCTCAGCGTCGGGGACAGCCTGCCCACGGAACGCGAACTGTGCGAGCGTTTCCAGGCCAGCCGGAACACGGTGCGCGAGGCCATGCGCATCATGAAAGCCTATGGCATCGTCTCGGTTCGCCCCAAGGTGGGTGCCATCATCGTCGACGATCGGATGGAGCGGGCCCTCGACCTGTTCTCGTTCAATACGCTCGATATTTCGCGGCGCACGTTTGACGACATCCAGGGCTTCCGCAAACTGATCGAGGTGGGATCGGTGGATGCCATCTTCGACCAGATGCGGCCAGACGACATCGCCGAGATGCGGGCGATCAATGCGCAGATGCGGGCGGCGGCCTCGATCGAGGAGGCCTCCGAGATGGATTTCCGCTTCCATTTCAGGCTGGTTTCCATGCTCGACAACCGGGCGGTGTGCGACGTCTATCGCATCATGAAGCCGGTCATCATTCGCATCATGGAGCGCGCCAAACAGCTCAAGGATTTCACGGTCGATACCTATGAGCAGCATGCCGCTGTGGTGGATGCCTTGGCGATCCGCGACCGCATCCGGTACCAGTATGCATTGCAGTCCCATCTCCAGGTGGGCATCACGACATTTGAAACCCCGCAGGATCTGACGCCGGCCTGACCGGCGCGCCGCAGACCGGGTGCTGGCAACGCCCCGTTCGCGCGATCGTCAACCTGACGGCATTTTAAGAGGAAGAGGCGGCGCGAAGACCTGCGCGCCGGTTCAGGGAGAAGCCAAAGTGAAGATTACCTCGGTCAAGACGGCTGCCACGGTGGGCCACTGCATGCATCTATGGGTCCGCATCGAGACCGATGCCGGCATTACCGGCCTGGGGGAATGCGTCCATGGCGGCCACCAGGCCATCGCCATCATTGAAAAGGAGCTGGCGCAGAAGCTGGTCGGCCGCGACCCGTTTGCCATCGACGCCATCTTCGAGGAAATCCGCCGCAGCCTGGTGTTCGAGGGCGGCTTTGCGGGCGCGCTGATCACCGCGCTGACCGGCGTCGAGATCGCGCTCTGGGATCTCAAGGGCAAGGCGCTTCAAGTGCCGATCTATGAGCTGATGGGCGGCAAGTTCCGCGACAATATCCGCGTCTATTGCGACTGCGAAGTCTCGCCCGGCATGAACATGGACGAAGTGCAGCGCGAAGTGGACGAAGTGCTCGAGGCCGGTTTCACCGCGCTCAAGGTTGACCTCGACATTCGCGCCTATGGCCATACGGGCACGGAAACGGGCTGGTATGAAAAGGACGGCTTCAACATGACTCCCAACAAGTGGGAGCATGACCGCATGGTGCAACTAGCCGAAATGGTGGTGAAGGCGGCGGGCAAGGAAGTTGAAGTCGCGTGCGACCTTCATACAAGGCTCGACAAGCACAGCGCCATCCGCCTGGCCCGGGATCTGGAGCACCTGCAGCTGATGTGGCTGGAAGAACCCATTCCGCCGGAGAATATCGACGTGATGGCCGAGATCACACGCAGTACCTCCACCCCGATCTGCGCCGGCGAGAACCTCTATCTGCGCCATGGCTTCCGTAAGCTGCTCGAGCAGCAGGCCGTGGACATCATCATGCCCGACATTCCCAAATGCGGTGGGCTTTCGGAATGCCGCAAGATCGCCGAGCTGGCCGATCTCTATTCAATCCCCTTCGCGCCGCACAACGTGTCCTCGCCCATTGGAACGATGGCTTCGGCGCAGGTCTGCGCCACAGTGCCCAATTTCCTGGTGCTCGAGTTCCACTGGTTCCACCGGGACTACTGGGCGACGATCACCGATGGCGGCGAGATCATCAAGAACGGCAAGATCGCGCTGAGCGACCGGCCGGGTATCGGGCTCGAACTCAACGAGGAAGTGGCCAAGACCTATCAGTATCCGGGCACGACCTGGTTCGCTTGATCGCATCCGCGCGACATCGGCGGAGGGGCCCGTAGTCGCGCGCCGGGCGCTGGTGACCAAACGCACCGGCGCCCATTTTTCTGCGTCGTTGCCAGCGCTACTTCCAGGTGAAGATGCGCGTGACCGAATAATTGAACACCGAACTCATCAGCGCGCCGGCGAGGCCGGCAACGATGGGCACGGCGCGGGCCTCGTAGATCACCGAGGCTATCGAGACATTGGCAATGCCGCCCAGCGAGCAGACCAGGTAGAAGATGAGCAGCCCCATCCACAGCTTGGCCCCGTGCAGCTTGCGGTCGGCATAGGTGAGGATGTTGTTGATGAAGAAGTTCCAGGTCATGGCGGTGATGGTCGCGACGATCTGAGCCACCAGGAAGGGCTGCGGTGCTACACTGGTCAGCAGCCACAAGACGGCCAGGTGGATGGCCAGTCCACTGAATCCAACCAGGGCAAAGAGCAGGAAGCTTGTGGGCAACAGGCCGCCGGTCAGCTTGGACAGCCACAGGCCGAGGAACTGCAGCACGACGAGCGGGCTCATCTTGCTTTCGCCCGACAGACGCTGGCGGAAAGTGTAGGGAACCTGGGCTATGGCCGGTGGCGTGCCCTTGCGCGTAGCCGTGACGACCAGGTCGAGCAGGATCTTGAAACCTTCCGACGACAGCTGTGGCGCGACGTCGATGAAAAGGTCGCGGCGGAGCATGAAGAAGCCGCTCATGGGGTCGGCAAGTTCCTGGCCGGCCACCAGGGTCGAGAGGCGTGTCGCCAGGTTGCTGCCCCAGAGGCGCAGCGGCGAAAGGCCGTCCCCGGCGGAGCCGCCACCGGCATAGCGCGAGCCGACGGCGATATCGGCGCCGGCGCGAACCTTGGCCAGCATGGCGGGAAGGATGGCTTCATCGTGCTGCAGGTCGCCATCCATCACGGCGACGAAAGGCGCACTGGTGGAGAGGATGCCCTCGGCGCAGGCCGACGAGAGGCCACGCCGGCCCAGCCGCTTGATGCATCGGACATTGTCGTGGAGGCGCGACAGCTCCCAGGCCGCGTCGGCGGTGCCGTCCGGGCTGTTGTCGTCGACAAAGATCAGTTCCCAGTTGATCCCGGCGAGCGCCACTTCCAGGCGCTCCACCAAGGGCGCGACGTTGTCGTGCTCGTTGAAGGTGGGGACGATGACGGCCAGTTCGGGCGCCTGCCGGGTGGCGATAGAGGTAGCGGAGGTCTTGGTCAGGACAGACATGATCGTCTCCTAAGCGCGGGATGGGGCGGTTCGGGCAGCGGAGCGCAGCTCGGCGGTGCGGGTCAGCACCCAGGCCAGCGCGAGCAAGGCAAGGATGCCGCCACCCAGGATGAGGCCGTCGAACAGCGGATCGGGTTGGCGGGGCGTCTTCACCACCTGCAGGAACAGGCTGATGACGGTGCCAGTGGCAAAAACAGCAAGCCCCTGACGCCCGAGAAGGCGGAACGGCGCGGCTGCGGGCGAAGCAGCAAGGGTGCGCATGATGGGCAGGTTGCCGAGCACATAGAACAGGGCCAGCGCATGCAGCAGGCGCGGCAGGGCGAGGAACGTCTTGTCGAACCAGGTTATGTAGAAGGGTGCACCGGCATCGGCGATGAGGGTGAGGACGCCGCGCCCGGCCTCGCCGAGTTGGGGAACCTTGACCCAGAGCAGCACGAAGACGACGAAGGCGGCGGCCAGGCCAAACAGCAGCGGATGATAGGGGATGAAGCGCTTGCGCGCCTTCATGGCCACGCCCGACAGCAAGCCTATAACGAACAGGATCTGCCAGGAGAACGGGTTGAAAAACCAGCCACCCGAGGTGGGAAAGTTCGGCAGGTTGAGGCGGAACTGGCCGGCGACGACCCACAGGGCGACGGACAGCACCAGCATCAGCCACGGACGGCGCAG comes from Devosia oryziradicis and encodes:
- a CDS encoding ABC transporter substrate-binding protein; protein product: MTSKKFTRRDVLRTGGAAGIGLWAAGNGLPVFGQDAPAPELDLPQGAAGKLTVIHRTEYFEAAQNLFRDTVAEFAKANNVELDISTTNPESFGDFLGKMTAAVKAGNPPDLAYTSNVSVPQMHLLGLLEDVNDVVEEAISKYGNVMQGINAEKIGKIDGKWMAIPFIANTTGTFFRGDKLKEKGIDPATLDTWEKRREAALAISDPDNEFWGWGLTVNQGGDGWGVASGILNAFGGHFTDESGTKVEFDSPETVAAYEFVRETYDRNGKYAAMLPPGVESWGDTSNNEAWLAGSIGYTHNAFSVYAASKRDNNPVFPNTILLRQPNANNGDSRDGGAVGGWLTIFKGAPNLDLAKKLALDLLDPANFTPMSSIAGGLFMPAYENLWTDELISADPNYAIIKDQVSVAEPFIGPSWPAQPAAQIDAIRAQGILEQSMGNVIAGRMTSQEAVTDAHNKIVQIFEEGGIM
- a CDS encoding FadR/GntR family transcriptional regulator, with the translated sequence MTTPPRMAAGGSALNASIVRNSIPSAVDAMVINIRALISDGGLSVGDSLPTERELCERFQASRNTVREAMRIMKAYGIVSVRPKVGAIIVDDRMERALDLFSFNTLDISRRTFDDIQGFRKLIEVGSVDAIFDQMRPDDIAEMRAINAQMRAAASIEEASEMDFRFHFRLVSMLDNRAVCDVYRIMKPVIIRIMERAKQLKDFTVDTYEQHAAVVDALAIRDRIRYQYALQSHLQVGITTFETPQDLTPA
- a CDS encoding glycosyltransferase, producing the protein MSVLTKTSATSIATRQAPELAVIVPTFNEHDNVAPLVERLEVALAGINWELIFVDDNSPDGTADAAWELSRLHDNVRCIKRLGRRGLSSACAEGILSTSAPFVAVMDGDLQHDEAILPAMLAKVRAGADIAVGSRYAGGGSAGDGLSPLRLWGSNLATRLSTLVAGQELADPMSGFFMLRRDLFIDVAPQLSSEGFKILLDLVVTATRKGTPPAIAQVPYTFRQRLSGESKMSPLVVLQFLGLWLSKLTGGLLPTSFLLFALVGFSGLAIHLAVLWLLTSVAPQPFLVAQIVATITAMTWNFFINNILTYADRKLHGAKLWMGLLIFYLVCSLGGIANVSIASVIYEARAVPIVAGLAGALMSSVFNYSVTRIFTWK
- a CDS encoding ABC transporter ATP-binding protein, which translates into the protein MGAVTIRDVRKNYGSVEVLHGVSIDIADGEFVILVGPSGCGKSTLLRMIAGLEDITGGEIEIAGVVVNDLAPKDRDIAMVFQSYALYPHMTVEENMAFSLRLARVPKDEIKRRVANAAVILGLETYLERYPRHLSGGQRQRVAMGRAIVRNPTVFLFDEPLSNLDAKLRVQMRSEIKLNHQRLKTTTVYVTHDQIEAMTMADRIVVMHSGNIEQIGTPLELYDRPANLFVAGFIGSPAMNIVSGSIAGSSFRFADGTSIQLGSLPAGVVDGPITLGVRPEHLRLDPAGAKAEVVVIEPTGSETQVTLNLGGHDIVGVFRERVSAAPGESIGIAFETSLLHLFDAETGKRILR
- a CDS encoding mandelate racemase/muconate lactonizing enzyme family protein; translated protein: MKITSVKTAATVGHCMHLWVRIETDAGITGLGECVHGGHQAIAIIEKELAQKLVGRDPFAIDAIFEEIRRSLVFEGGFAGALITALTGVEIALWDLKGKALQVPIYELMGGKFRDNIRVYCDCEVSPGMNMDEVQREVDEVLEAGFTALKVDLDIRAYGHTGTETGWYEKDGFNMTPNKWEHDRMVQLAEMVVKAAGKEVEVACDLHTRLDKHSAIRLARDLEHLQLMWLEEPIPPENIDVMAEITRSTSTPICAGENLYLRHGFRKLLEQQAVDIIMPDIPKCGGLSECRKIAELADLYSIPFAPHNVSSPIGTMASAQVCATVPNFLVLEFHWFHRDYWATITDGGEIIKNGKIALSDRPGIGLELNEEVAKTYQYPGTTWFA
- a CDS encoding ABC transporter permease, whose protein sequence is MEDRMTLTLGAARPQPSRKKRLEALFGRDWKVGYLFVLPLVLIMALLIFWPFVSAIFISTTSLNFLTGETANVGLRNYQRLWTNSDFLQSMQNTIQFTFWSLLLKFVIGMTVALILNSRLPFRSLLSGIMLLPWIVPEIVTALAWKSIYDPMFGGLNPILQGAGVIDRPLGWLSDPSMAMGSIISVNVWKGIPFFVLLLLAGLKAIDREQLEAAQVDGANAVQRFRNVTLPGLRYVIVVTLLLSFISTFNQFGLPFLMTGGGPSGATKLYSILAYEKALGSLQYGPGIAIAFSVAPLMAILIWLLARFMRHDDKRDGASERGPGLSDRLLAGGTWLVNVIIDLAFLPIQLVFAGIEWVVRRVRVATGRSPVQPIFKQSARSNAGPLARLLVLVPLLAFVLFPFYWIVTTSLKTTSQISERRSIFWPEPFTGDQYVSLVRDTPFLTWLMNSVFVAALSTLVSVALASLAAYALSRLRFRGAGLLTTLLLITYLLPGTLLFIPLYQTLTSMGVINTHAALIITYPTFLLPFATWVLMGYFRSIPIELEEAARIDGASRLYIFWRITLPLAAPAILSVTLFAFTNAWNEFLFAFVFITSESLRTLPIGLQSLVVGDILPWGKLMAASLLTAIPVAVLYVYAQRFLAEGLTVGAVKG
- a CDS encoding OpgC family protein yields the protein MSLPDTTAYRSAGLLGPNWMRAIWSTETTRNNSAAPVGRDARLDMFRGIALVMIFINHVPGTIYETFTNRNFGFSDAAEAFVFMSGMAAGLAYSNGFRTGNLWLAVAKVWARARQLYFVHITITMLCLAMFSAAALWFDLPEVMHKNNITPIYGQPLSTLIGIPLLSHQLGYLNILPLYTVLLLATPLFLLVGLRRPWLMLVLSVALWVVAGQFRLNLPNFPTSGGWFFNPFSWQILFVIGLLSGVAMKARKRFIPYHPLLFGLAAAFVVFVLLWVKVPQLGEAGRGVLTLIADAGAPFYITWFDKTFLALPRLLHALALFYVLGNLPIMRTLAASPAAAPFRLLGRQGLAVFATGTVISLFLQVVKTPRQPDPLFDGLILGGGILALLALAWVLTRTAELRSAARTAPSRA